A region of the Melanotaenia boesemani isolate fMelBoe1 chromosome 6, fMelBoe1.pri, whole genome shotgun sequence genome:
GTTTCGTTTGGTGGTTTTAGGTTGCAAGGGACTGTTAATGTAAACGGCAAAGACTGTTTGGCTTGTAGGTTGGACTATGCAGAATGGGAGATGTTACATGCTGTCTGTAAAGTAGACCTGTGAGCTAACCTCCTGTTCGATTTAGCCTGGCCTTAGATAAGGAAAGAAGCTGTCCTGGAATATAAAACTTTGTTCATATCATATGCGGCTGTGTCAGTACTCTTCTCTCAGGTAAATGACTATAATCTGGGCTTGTTAATTTGACCTGTCCAGAAATGAGAACAGTCGTGCATAGAGATGACAGCAGCTCAACAGAGTGCAGTTTTAACTGAGCTTCTTTCCAGTGGGGCTGAGTAAGTTCATGTTAAACACTGAGGAGCTTCTGTTCAGGGAACCCTGGGTTCGGAGTTCAAGCCTGACCAATCAGGTCTCATTACCATCACAACAAGCCCGCCGGTAGTCATCATCAGCCAATGACCTACATTTTGCAGTATTACATCACCGTCGTGCTACTGCAGTGTGTGTCACTGTATGAGATACAGACAGCATCTCAGATTCAACCTACTGCTATCTAATGGTGCTTCAAAACTAAATCCTAACCAAGGTGGCCAGTTTTAGGGAACACACTTGAACCAAGACAGGCTCTCTTGTTTTAGCCATATCAGGAACCTCAGTCAGGAACGGGCTCAGCTGGGGCAGCCCAGTCTTAattaccaactttttttttccttgggtTTTCTATTGGTGTCTAAAGAAACCATGTCTGGCCTCTAGCCATCCATAATCCTTAAGTTACAGAGGCAGAAACACAGGGCACACAGTTAATATATTAAAGTGAGGGATTGTTAAAAAGGACAGCCTGGAGAACGGGCGAGCAGTcgagggagggggagaggggGAGCGAGAGATCATCTggaagaggagagaggaagtGGTGGCGCGGGAGAGGGCTGAGGCATTGGAGAGACAGAGGTTGGCAGAGTATATTGTGTGGAGGAAGAGGGAGGACTTCCAGGATAAGAAAGGAGACAGGGAGAGGGGAGAAAAGAGTAGAGAGAAAGGGAAAGAGGCTTCTCCAGAAGTAATCTGGaagaagagagaggaagaagaagaaggagacgCAGGGAGGGATAGAGCAAGAGCCATTCAGAGAGgacatgaaaacatttggagGAAAAGGGAAAGGgagtaaaaaaacaaaggggGACCCAGAGACAGATTTAAGAATATGATGTACTTAAAAAGTAGGTGTTAAATAATCTGTGCTTCAGCCAAGGTTTGAGACTAGCCATATAACAGTAAgcctcctctctctcctttaGCAGCTCTGGGCTTCATCGAGCTCTGCAGGTGTTTGCTGTATTATCGACCAGTTGAAGTTGTGTGTGATGCGCTGCCGTGTTAGTGTGCACAGCCCCTCTTGCTATCTCCATGTTGGCTGCTAATAGGATTTTTATGAGCCTATGTCATGTGGGATAGAACTGTCAAGGGGAGCTgcttcacacatgcacacaccagtGTGCACATACACAGATAATCAAAGAAGCATTGTGGGCAGGGAAAGTTTATTCTGCCTCATGCATGTAGACTCGTCGAGTCCAAGTTCTGTAAGACACTCGTGGGTGTTCAAAAACAGTCACTAATGTCGGTTCTTCTTGGTGCTGGCAATCGCTGAGTAACTGGTCCTCACTCAGAGAGGATTAAACTGGGACAAGATACTCACAGATATTGTTTTACATGATGGCAGAACACCAAGAGTAATACTTTGTGGAGAGCTAAGAACTTGTCTTCATCCTGAAGTGTCTGAAgaacttgatttaaaaaaaaataaaataaaaaaaacataggacAGAACTGAGGACAACATGAGCATTACTGGTGCACTAAAAAACTTTTTACATCTGTATTCTGCCATTATCTGGAACACTCCACTTTTCCTCTGCACCTTCTCTCATTGTGCTTTCCCTGTGGATAGAGCTCTTTTTGAAGCAGTTTGGTTTTGGCTGCTTTGTAATGAGCAGAAGACAGACAACCATACAGATGGATGGAACTCTTATTCTGAGCAAAACAGACAGATGGCTGTGTGTCCTTTTAGAGGGAAACTTTGAATTGTGAAACAAAGACACTGATTAAATCGCTACAGCCTGTGTGGACCTGCACCGACAGGAAAAACTTGCACTTGCAGATTCATCATGGAGCTCGTACCAAAACCCAAATACACCCACATTCGGAGTGATTCACTGAGCTCAACTGATGAAACAAACTCCAATCCATCATCATTCCCTCCTTCCAGCCCTGCCACCCCTCTAACCCCCTCCCCTGGTATACCttcttccctctcctcctcatctctCACTCCAATCTTGCCCCCCACTTCTCCCCGCCCGGCTGAAAACAGCCCCACCACCCTCTGCTCCTTCTTCCCCAGGATGAAATCCCTTCGCCTGGAGGTTTCCACTACTCTTCTTCCAGGACTCAAGGCCTCGAGCAGGTCGCAGCAGGCTCAGGCACCTGTTGAATCCTCTGGGGATGACAGGAGCAACTCTAGCTCCCCTACTCCTATTCATCAATCTGCTCCTTTCCTAActgctccctctcctcctcctcgaCCTCCTCCACAGGACATGAACCGGCTTGGAGGGGCGTCCAGGAGGGCACGGGTGGAAGGAGGTCAGTTGGGAGGAGATGAATGGACACGCCATGGCTCCTTCGTCAACAAGCCCACCCGTGGCTGGCTGCACTCTGACAATGTGGTCAGCACCACTGGTGTTTCCTACACTGTACGGGTAAGCAAGCGACACACTCTGTATACCAGTTTGAAGTATGTCCAGTTTGCAGTATGTAGGGCACTATTTCTTCCTCTACTTTTCTGTTTCAATGGCCCAGTGGAGCTGTGATATAGGAAATGTTGGATGTTAATGTGTTGCCTTCCTGTTTCCTGGGCAGTACATGGGTTGTGTGGAGGTGCTACAGTCAATGCGAGCACTGGACTTCAACACCAGAACTCAGGTCACCAGGTGAGATCACACACTGCTCCTGCTGGCTTGTCACTGCTGAAGTTTTATCATAGAGCATGAGGGGGTGATATGGTTAAAGACATGTTTAACATGTACACTCACACTTTCCACTCACCTCTCATGTGTCTTTGATTTCTTGCTTTCTGTCCTGCTTCCGCTCTGTTTTCcttgcttgttttctttgtgttaccATCTGACTGTGCCTGCTCATCTGTGTGTTTATACGCTCCTGCTGTTCTCTGAGGCCCTAAATTAGAATCTTCTGGAATCCTGGTGGTTTCCTTCTGGTTTCCgtagtgatgtttgtctctttggCAAGACAAGCGCAGTCACCAGGGACTATAAATTCTCTCACCCAATGCCAGATTTCCTTTTAATCCTCATAGATGTGGATTCTGGAAGGTGTGAAGGTTAATGACATCATTGCCgagcatgcatgtgttttgaTGTTTCAGGGAAGCTATCTCTGTGGTGTGCGAGGCAGTACCAGGAGCCAAAGGAGCCCGCCGGAGAAAGGTACATACAACACACACCCGTACACACACCCTGAcagaacattatttatttataaggcttAAGTGGCAGCAGTGGGAGGGTTCTCTGAGTGAGAGCTCGATTTAGCTTGATTGTCCAGCCTGTGGTCAGTTAGCTGTTCAGTCACATGCTCTCCctcacagacacagacacaagcTTGTGTGGCGATCCATTTTAGAACATTACATTAACTTCCATCCATTTGTGGACATCCGAATCCAAGCCTTAAATCTAACATGAATCTAACCTCCATTTACACTTTAACCCTAACCAGGACTCTTGAATAACAAACAAGTACCCACATACCCACATTTGTGTGGCTATCTTTATCCCCTTACAGCAGCCATCAGAAACAAGTCTTTTACCATACTTAAACCCCGTAACCAAGTTTTAACACTTGAACTGATGTCAACACTCTTATCCAAAACTTGTTTCCCACAAAGATGTTAGtacaagtacacacacatgcaaacggAGATCTTGATTTAGGCTGATTGTACACTTCTGTGGTTAGTGGGCTACTCGCAGGTAATTACTAGTCACTCTCTggtctctcttcctcctcctcctgcctcaaGGGAGGCTTCTGTGGAGCCAGTGTCAGCCTAAAGAAGCACAACAGATTAACAGACAGAGTCGCCAGTCTGCTGTTTAAAGACTTGTCTGTGTCTGAGCACAGTATTcctgtaaaactaaaaacatcCACCCAAACAGTCCATAAAACAGGTGGCTAAATCCAGCTGCCTGCTGCCATAGAAGGATTTGACCAAGGAATGTCTGGCAGTGTTGCACACCAGACAAAATACAGTTATAGATTGTAAACTAGAATAGATTAAACTAGTCTAGTCACTGTGATTTGGCTGGACTGAGGGTAATGTGGTTGAGCATGTGCATCCTGTCCTGATGGCGCTTTTTCTCACAGCATACTCgaaacactgaagaaaaaatggCTAAAAGCCATGAGAACAGGCGGAGGATTTGGATAAATGGACTGAGACAATAGTGCTGGCGAGGTCTATGCAACGCTCTTGGCCAAGCCCACATTATATGAACTGCTCTATCTGTACCCCACTGGTCACAGTTGGCCTTGGAGACCGGATCATTTTCACAATTGCAGCTGTTCTCCCACTCCCACACACGCAGGCATTTCCACACATGAGCCAACAGACTCGTGTTCAGTCATGAGGCAATGAGTGGATTATTTTACCTTGgtgaagtaaaaaagaaaaggggaaaaaaaactgctgccttctgtctgtgtatCATGTTTTTATTCCGACTCATGGTTTGTATCCCTCTCTTTTGCAGCCTTCCTCTCGATGTCTGACGCCAATCCTGGGAAAGAGCAACTTGCAGTTTGCAGGCATGACAATCAGCCTCACCATCTCAACCAGCAGCCTCAATCTGCTGGCTTCTGACTGCAAACAGGTTAGACTGAAATCAGCTTACTAGAAACACTGCTGTTTTCTCAAAAATCTCTGTGGGTAGATTCATCCCTGAAAGCCAAGAATCAGAGATGCACCTGACTGTCACAGCTCTGTTTTGGCTGGAGGTTTGTTTGCTATCCAGAGTACACTTAACATGTGCAGTTGACTGAGGCAGAGAAAACCTGGAGATCTCTCTAGTTGAGGGTTTCCATGTGGTTTTACGGATCTTAATGCTTGTGACTCTTTCACACATATCTCATCAACAGCAAAGCTGCACTCTGAAATCTGTCAGTCCCAATGGTATGCCATCCCAAATTGACAGTTTATCTTCAAGCGAAGCAGGAGCACCTCTGTTCTGAACAGCCAACAGAAATAAGCCAGAGAGAAGCAATCTATGAAGGAAAATCTGACTTTGTTAAAAATTCAAATTGTCATATGGCACATTTATTGAGAGCTAAGATGAAAAGCATTAGAAACTCATTTCAGTCCAGTTAGGTATGTCAAGTAGTTTCATTGCAGGTATTCAGTGTGTTGTCTAATACATCACATGAAATCCCGGTGTGTCCTTCTAGCAGTTGTCCACTGTTTTTAACCTGCCTGTAAATGACATAAGCAGGCTTAGTTAGAGCAGCTCAAACGTTGCAAAAGAtcagaaatgttattaaatgcaCACCATGACAATTTTCTGAATGTCTTGTTGTTTATGTATTCATCAATGCAGTTTTATGACTTTTTAGAAAATTCTAGGATGCCTAGATAAATTTAGAGCTTCTCCACTTTGTTTGCCTCATTTACTCTGGAAGCTGCACAACCATTGTCTTCATTCTTGCGTTACCACACGGCAGGATGTGATCCTTCTCTTAGACCTCTAATGAGTTAATAGCCACTGAGCGATGTCTGTCTTTGGGGAGATGGCATACACTAGAGTAGTGCATTCACATTAACACATAGCTCGAAGAAGCATGTTGTTCTACACATATTCCCATTCTCATATAAAGACTCAGTTCCCACACATTGTGCTCATGCAGCATTAGCAAGTGTTGATGCTGCAGGCTGTTAAAGGTGCTCCAtccctgctgtgtttttatccCCGCTGCAGCTGATGGTGCTCAATGGAGGAAAAAGCACTTTTCTCAGTAATGATTCCATATTTGTCTCTCTGTCCATACACTTTCATTTCACTTCCACATACTACATTTCACCCATGTGCTCTCCTTgtccttctctttctctgctcCCGTTCTCCCAACTTTCTCTCCACAGATAATCGCCAACCATCACATGCAGTCCATCTCCTTTGCCTCTGGAGGAGACCCAGTGAGTCACCCAACCCTCTCTCTCAGCTTAAATCTCTCGCTCTGGCCTTTATCCATCTCTTCTTCTGCCTGCGtgtccttccttccttcctgtctTATGTCATTGTCTATTCTTATGAATACCAGTTACTTTTTTGCTGCCTCGCTGGCTCCTAGTCCCTGatcacatcacttcctgttgtctctTTTTCAGCTGAGTGTATGTTTTTAACTTCTGCTGCGACTCGAAGGCTTCAGCTTGTGCTTTACCTATTTCCTTGTCTATTCTCAGCCTTTGAGTCTTAATCCTACCTTTTCACTTTTTCCTTTGATTGATTTTTCCCTTTCCACTCCTCCCTGACTGTCTTTCCTGTCTTACTCCCCCAGGATACAGCTGAATACGTAGCATATGTGGCCAAGGATCCAGTCAACCAGAGAGGTGAGGAGGAACAGCAAAATCTTTACAGAGCTATAAAAGTAAAGAGAAATTCAGATATCAGAGCTTTGTTTCCTTGATGTAGAATTTTGACCATAATGCTCTGATACATGAGCCACTACTTTCCTGTCTTAACTCACTGTATGGTGAAAAAGTGCTTGGAATAGCACTTGTAGTAAATATCACAAATAAATAAGCACaagcattttcatttaaatatgaattaGTCTCGTTAAGCACATGAAAAATAttccttcatttcttttattcccCTTTGAATTTGACTCGCCACCCAGCAGAGCTGAGACATCACAGACACAGTGTACACAGCACAGAAAGAAATGCACATTTTCCACTATATACACGTTATAAGCACAAGCATTTGCTCCTAAATTAATGTGCTTAGATGCTGTTTATGTGAGCATGTGGGGTTTTTCCCTCTTCCAATCCTCCAGAAGAATTTTGCTCAGTTTCATGCCGAGCTAAGCTGGTTGAGTTTACATTAAGGTTCTAACACTCTCTCAAATATTATCCATCATGTAATCCTTTAATCTATTAGAAAACTAGAGCGGGTAAAGTGAATGACATTAACTCTTACTCTCCATGTATACTTCAGAATGGCACTTGATAAAAATACACAAGCCTATATGATCTCCTACTCTGCCTCCACTTGAATTTATTTGTGTTGTTGGGTTCTGGATTTGATTCAGTGGTATGTTGCTGCAGCCTCCTCATCCGTTCTTTCTGTCTCCACGATTGCAGCTTGTCACATCCTGGAGTGCTCGGAGGGTTTAGCCCAGGAAGTCATCAGCACCATTGGTCAGGCCTTTGAACTGCGTTTTAAACAGTACCTGAAGAACCCCCCCAAACTGGTCACACCCCATGACAGGTACATGTTAAAAATAAGCCAAAATCAAGCGCTTTTGTACTATGTGTATTTTATGACCCATAACATACTTCTGTATCAGCTTTAGTAACACTCCTGTCTCACACAGAATGGCTCCTTTTGATGGCTCTGCatgggaggaagaggaagatgaggctGCTCCTCCTGAGGTCCCGTACTATAATAATTTCCCTGGAAAACAGCCTCCCCCTGGTGgactgattgacatgaggaCCCGCCCAGGAGCAACACTGGTGAGAGAAATGCAGCAAAGAAGGAAGAGACTGGTTATAGACATGGTTCATACATTCCAACCCCAGCAGTAGTGTAGCTGAGAGATGGCACACTTGTACGGAATCTCCAAACTGTGTTTCAGATATATTTTGGAGGCTGGTAAACCTCAATGTGTTCAGTCGGCTCCAGACCTGAGAATAATCAGCCACTTTTCATACAGCACTGACCTGCTTTCGGTGTAATGTTCTAACACTTGTATACACAGTGAAAACGTGTCTAAATCTACCTGACAAAGTTTCTTCTGCCAACTTTAAAGTTAATGGTTTTCATTTGCAGTGGCTATGTTGGAAAAGATGACAGGCATATTGCATATCTTGATGTGATTTCTTATCTGAAGTACAGTTTCTGAATCTTCTACAAATAATCTAGGTTTAACGCCTTATGTTTATTGCATCCCGGGTGCATCTGATCTGGAACCAAGTTTGCATCTCAGTGTTTACAAGTTTTAAATATACCATGTGAAAGGCCACTGTAGCTTGATACTGCTGTTTAGTATATATTAAATGCTTTCTGGTCTATAAAATAACTTCTGTAGTTATTTTAACAAGCCAGGATGCCGTTTATTTGAGGATTTCTTTATGATGCAATGGCTGATGATTTGTTTGTATACCTCTGTGTTTGCAGCCCTATGGACAGTCAAATCAAAATGACATTCACAAGCAGCCTCTGCCTCCTCTACCAGGTGAGCTCAGGTTCTGACTTTGGCATCTTTTATGCTGTGTGAGCCTGAAAGGGAAAGATGAAGAGAATCAGTCAGGGATACAGCAAGGTGATGAAACAGCAGGTTTCCCTTGCATGTTTAGAAGTTTCTTTGCTCAGATATCAGGTTTGTTTTAGGAATCCCTCAGTTAACCCCAAAACAGGCCATTTTCAGTCGTATTTAAATCTACTAACCACCCCTACATCTTCTTTTGACTAATAAAGATGTCACTTAGTATGCACATTTGATAGGGaataagaatttgttttaaaggTTACTGATGTTCTGTATTTTTAGTAGGTGCCAAAGAAGGGGCTCGAGAGCTGTTTGATGACCCTTCATATGTCAATGTGGATAAACCCcgtcctccagctgcagcaaaTGGAAATGCTCACAGAGATGCTTTTGACATGAGTATGTATCTATTTCTGCTTTTTGATTTAGTAAGTTATTGTGTTGTGTCTTAACTTGATAAACAAATCTCAAATGGACATCTGTCTACAATACAGTCCTACATCAAATGCGTAGCTTCATTGGAAACTAAATGAGAAAGTTAATTAGTGACATGATTTCTTGTAAATGAGATGTGTGGGCGGcaatgaaaatgagagaaatcaCTGGCAATGATGATGTGCTATTTTGCCATGTGGAAAAATGGAAGAGTTGGTCATTAGTTATGGAGATGAGCGGAGTGGTTTGCACTTTGCAGCTGATGCAAACTGAGAAGAACAGCATTAAACATAGGGAAGCCTTGGAGGAAAATAATGGAATAAGTTTTTTTGTCCATTACAGGGGCATTTGGTTGGCTGCATAAAGTTTAGCCATTAAAGACCCCTCCCACTATTCAAATACAGTATTTTTCACAGTGTTCGTGGACCATTTAGATATGTGCATCAGTCAGTTTATGTGGCTCTAAACAAAAATGCAGATAACTCAATAAGACAAAAATGACCTTTTTTCTCTCCTGGAGGATTTTAGCAAAAAGtgaaatattacaaatatatttgtatttatgtttcaAGAGCCCTTTGATGATGCCCTGGGGGTCTCTGGACATGGCAACCCAATTGCGGTGACAGCAGCGCCCTCACTGGTGCAGCAGTTGCAGAATGAAATCTGGTTCCACGGTAGCTTAAATCGCAGAGAAGCAGAAAGGCTGTTGACCCGAGACGGAGATTTCTTGGTGCGGGAGTCTGGTACCACGGCGGGACAGTACGTCCTCACGGGACAGCAGGGGGGTCAGGCCAAACACCTGCTGCTAGTCGACCCAGAAGGAGTGGTGAGTCTGCTTTTTGAGCAAATTTAAAAGGCAACAGAAGCGTCAAAAGGAGGGAGAAATTTTACTTTGTGTGTTCATAGTAACACTTTTTTTATCCCCTTTAGGTACGCACAAAAGACCATCGGTTTGGAAGCGTCAGTCACCTGATCAGTTACCACATGGACAACAGACTTCCCATTGTGTCAGCTGGAAGCGAAGTCTATCTGCAACAGCCAGTAGAGCGCAGGCCCTGATGCGACACACTCCAATGAAATTCTCCACCAAAAATAGACACACACTCCCACAGCAAACCAACACaaggcacacacatacacagcctCATATGCTATAGACACATAGTGACACTACACACAAAACTCGTACGCAGCATATGAGCACACACAGTACAGAAagccaaaaaaggaaaaaaaaaaacaaacaccactTTCTCTGCAAAATCACTTACTTGCTGCTTTTGCCACATATTTCTGCCAAACTGTGACCTGCACTCCCTCATCAGCTCCCCCCCAAGTGATCAGGCGCAACCCTCCAGCGCAGAGAAGCACTGCTGCAATTTCTCAGCCTACTGTGAACCAGGGAGGAGCCCTGTTATTAATATCACAATGGGGCAGAAAtcaaatgcaattttttttaagaaaaaaattattgacAAGTCAttatgaaaaatagaaaacagaaaaattactAATGCGTGGAATTGTACTAAAATTGATGAACTGAGGAGGAATATGATTGGATGTAAAGTGTATTTCTTAATTTGGGAGGGAAAATATTCCCTCACCTGACAAGGACTGGATGGAATGAGTTGTTGCAGAGACTTCACCAGGCTCAAACCCTCCCTTCATGTGGCGCAGGAGAACTTCAACAGCTAACATGACTCCAAGACTATTCTAACTGGTGGATATGCGTTCACAAGTTGGCTTCCAATCTTATCAGGAGGGCCACCCCACCTCCAAGCATTCCCCCTATAAGGACCTTTGAACTTTGACTCTTGGAGGAAAGCCTGTATGCAAAACTGTGACTGCTATGCTAAAGACTATCatatgttctcttttttttgtgtgtgtattttactCTGTTTTCTTGATTTTCATCATTCACTGGACGTTTGGAGTACAGGAGGATCAAAACAGCTGTATCTCCCTAATCTttttgcacacacagatataaacacaccttTACACCACACACACTCTGCACCACCTGTCATGCCAAAGATCATGAACTTGGTTGCTAACTGCAGAGAAGGAAGCCATGACAACTATCAACGGTTATGTgtcatattcattttaaaatgggaCTGTTTTAGAGTGGAGAAAAATCTAGGGGATTGTGCCTGAATCCAGCATCAAAAAGGAGCTTTTTAAAATACGTTGATGTcacctacaaacacaaaaactaaaacattttcagaagaAGAGACCATATAGTTTTTGACAGGTGGCTTTTCTTTAACACCTTAGTATGTGTTTGCATAGACAATCTATGGGTTTATCTTTAGAGTTTAAGCAAAGATGAGTGGTTACTAAAGAACCGCCTAATTTCCCTCAGAAATGATGCAAAGTGAGTGTAATATTTGTGTATTGTGAGGAAAAtgtctacttaaaaaaaaaaaaaaaaaaaaaacttagaaaaaTGTGTCTCTAAATGACTATAACTCACAGGTTTGGAGCATTGATAAGGATGAAAGGTTCAGCCAAATTTTGCTCTTCAGTGTGCTGTTTTCACAAACTTACGAGGATCCATAAGGAGAAGTTGACtgttttcttctcctccctcagttcatgatgtttttatatctttttaatCGTGCCTTGTTTCTTCAATGCAGTCATGTCACTCCAATGCAGTCACCTTATGTACTTAATTCAAATGTAATCAACTACAGGAGAATCTCTCAGTTAAACCTAGACGCTGCAAAAATGACACtcccaacaaacacacacaaagcagctcGAGTGATGGCAATCTCCTCTGGTGCGCATtcttgcattcagcttctaGTCACAGATACTTGATGTCACCATTGGGGAGGGGGTTATTTCCTCATCACCTGTAAATAACATTAATTTTTGAATAATTAGGTTGTTGTTTGTTGTATATTTAAAGACTTCTATGATGAATAACAGAGTCAGACAGTACAGCGTTAAGGTAGTTTATTTTTAAGccaatttaaaaatgtcaaagagaCTAAAGCCAAAATGCGAGAAGGGAGCTTTCAAGCCTAAACCTTAACTGTCATTAGCCTGCAGACCCTGAAGCAGGTTCACATTATCGagcatgcatgcacatacaGAACAACAGCTGGGACAGTTAGACACACCCTGCCTGTTCAGATTTTTTAAGGGTCAGAAATAGGAAACCCAGACTGATGTTCTGCTGTTACTTTGTTTGCCTGTGTTGGTGGCACACACTCATTTGACCCTTTATATTATTAGTGAACTGGTCCTGTGTTATCATTGTTCATCACAGTTGCCTTTGTTGCATGAAAATCCTTTTAAAAGACTTTGTGGTTTGTTGTTGGTGATAATGTTAATGatgctgttgttttgtgttttttttttatatataattttgtttttaaaagccaaAGGTTACTTTAGCTTGCACAGTtataaatttttactttttttctgtttaatactttttgtttgtttttagggaaACAATGGCTGTTTACACCTGTATCTGAAAATATAGATtgcatatataaatacatatatcaTTCATCTGTCTGTGAGTTTGAGTTTTGATATaagtaaatcaaatttaatggacagtttgaccactcagcacacacacacactgctagAAAATAAGATTGCCTATCACATGCTGTCCTTAACAAAGAGTGGGATGTGGTGGGAATTGTGTTGGGTTACTGGAACTCTCCTGTTTGTGAACAGATGAAGCTGTGACAGTAGGAAGCTTATTCAGGGATTGTTTGAGCAAAGGTGTTTTTTGTAGTGGGGTACCCCACGGGAGGGGGGCATTACATTGCAAAGGTAAACAGGTTTTTAATCATTCAGAGCATGTTTGAAACTTGGGAAGAGTCGAGAAAATGCTGGAAGCCACTGACATGAGATTATAAGTAGAAGAGAAAGCTGTCAGTGACACAGAGCAAAGCCCAGCTGTTGCACAGACCCAGTCAGATCCTATTTGTCAGGCATCATCTTTTATTTCCTCTCACCATCAGTGTTCTCTTTGCATCTGTCAGGTTACTAAAACTGAAGCCATGCATCCCCAGCGTCCTCTTCCTCAGGCAATGCCCTCCTCCTCTTTGGGGCAGCACTTACGGGACATGGCTATGGGTCTGGGACGAGGCAAGAACTTACTGGGAGGAAACTTTGCCTACGGTTTCATCCAGTCGATTAAGGAGTGCCTTTATTTCCTTCTCTGCTGCTGGTGCATCAAGGAGATTCTGGACTGAGACTGAAAGAGTATATCAAGTGGCAAAAGATTGATTTTTCCCATTTATCTGGTAGTTACCACAGTGAGGTTTCACCCAGTGTTAATTTAATCATAAATGGGAGTGTTTCATCAACAAACCATTGGTAAGTATGAACACCTGCTTTATAAAGCTCAGTTCAGAGCAGTGTTCTTTCtctctgaaaacatttaaatttctgCTCTAAAttataaaatctttttctttctctttttagttTTCATAGCATTCTCCTTTGGGGATAGAAGAATCACACCTGCACATTTCAAGATGCCACTGAAGTCCATGGCTGGACAGGGTTCaagttttcag
Encoded here:
- the LOC121642285 gene encoding lens epithelial cell protein LEP503, which encodes MHPQRPLPQAMPSSSLGQHLRDMAMGLGRGKNLLGGNFAYGFIQSIKECLYFLLCCWCIKEILD